In Dermacentor andersoni chromosome 11, qqDerAnde1_hic_scaffold, whole genome shotgun sequence, the sequence GACAGAATCATTTCTTTCACGAGCCGAGCGCGCTTTCACAAGGACAAACGGCGCAATAGGAAAGACAGCATCGTTGAGAAAGAAGCGAAATCGTTTTCCGGCCATTACTGCGGTTTTGCGATTAAAAAACGCATACATTAAACATTCACCGCGAGTGTGCCAATCTCCGTGATAAGTAAACCGGTGCGCCACCTTCAGCGAAGAAAGGCTCATAACGATTCATTAGTGTTGTTGGAATCTATTCAGTGCATGTGAGCGGCACGATTGCAAAGAAGTTGTGTAtacttttattttttgcctggTAAGTATTCATCAAGCACGTTGCGTCAATCTTTCTCCTTGTATACACGTAACGCAGAATTTTATGCGTTTAACGCATTTATGGCATATTGTTTCTTTTAAATCTGTGTAGTGTGTCTGTTTAGGGCGACTTCAGTGCTGTCAAACGTACGCGGGCTGTCTACGGTTTTGTCAGGCTTGTCAGTCAGCTTTCACCACGAAGTGTTCAGTTATAATGTACACGTTTCGCGGTGGCATTTTATCGTCATCGATGCGGTATACTGttactattattactattattacagAGATCCGATAACAAACGAAATAAGCATACGTCACTATACCCTTCATAAAGAATTGGTCGCCTTTTAGTCGAAATATAATGAAAAAAtaatcaaagcccctttcttaaagaaagatggttgaaagCGAAGATTTGCCCCAATGCTAACTGAATCAAAGTCAAAGTACAAAGCCAACCACCACGCAACGAACCCTGCATGCCGCTGCCGATTCACGGGATCGGCCTTACGGGCACGATCGTGCTGCACCCGCGGCCTACACATGGTGACGGCTGGGAAAGCACTGCGTGACGCGCGTATAATGCAATGCATATATGTACAGTTCGTCTGGGTATAGCGCGGCGttgaaccatctttctttaagaaaggggcttaaatttttttttttcgagatccTAAGAccagcccgtgttcacgcgcacttgctatctccgataagcagggaggGCCAGTTAATCGCGACAGtggtggtgtcatgcctagcagacgcaacttccgcttccagtgaactttgtgcgcatgcgttaCTCTTGCtcagctcgtcgcttcgcgccgttatcaggcactgaccggccagccagtcgacgctggcgcggtactgctATTCGCGTACTGCATCTGCGTAGAACTGTACTTttctacgcagatgtgtaagttggctttcctgcaatgCGTTTTCCGCACTCGTGGACGAACCAGTGAGAAATggaaagcttcgccttaatacTATTCAGACTAACTTTGCATGGGTCGCACTTGCGTTGTGCGTTcgcgtgcgtgcgtatgcgtgTAACCCGCCTGCAGCGCCACGCCTCCCCCGTGGCGGCATTCGTTCGCTTCGTTCCGTGCAGCCGCGAGCGATGGCGACAGCAGAACGTGAACGGCGCATTCGCCGACCTGCGCCGTCTGGTGCCGACCCACCCGCCGGACAAGAAACTCAGCAAGAACGAGATCCTGCGCCTGGCCATCCGCTACATCCGGCTGCTGAGCTCGATACTGGACTACCAGCGACGCCGAGACCAGCAGCTGCGCTGCCCTGCCACCGCCGTCGGAGGCGTCGTGGGCAACGGCGTGCACGGCCGAGACGCCAACCTGCTCCTGTTGTGCTCGGTGCGCGTGAAGCAGGAGCCGCCGGACGAGATGACCAACGGACCGACGCCTCCCAGCTCGCCGGCGTCCAGTCTGAGCAGCATGGCCGAGCCGTGAATAGCGCTCTCCCGCGGGAGAGGCAACGATATGCGTGTACAGTTCGTTGCATCGCGACTTGCTAGGGGTGTGCACACGTTtagcgacgtgtcatgcgcgtaTGAAATACTTTTGCATACAGTAAACTCTCGTTATAACGGAGTAATATGGACGGAAAAATTGACTTCGTTATTAGCAGTATCACGTTAAAAGCGAATGGGCCAGGGCAGAGTCAAAGTAACGCGAGAAAATGAAAAACTTTCGAGTAAAGCAATATTTCGAATAAAGCGAAATCGTTATAACGAGGATTTACTGTACAAACCTCGATAGTGCGATAGTGACATTGTAAATACCGTCCTAACTTACAGACAATATCCTTGTGGTATGCATACGAGCAAATGTGCGGCAAAATGAGCTCGTGAAAAGTTACCTACCGTAATATGTCTCTTTAGCAAAGTGGCCGGCTTGTAACAAGCGCCGCCAATCACAAGCTCGTTCTGAAACGTATGTACGCGCCGGAAGAATATGACCTAGAGCATAGCAGATTCGAAAGAATGACGCAGTACTGCTTGTGGTGCCATTATTGGGCTCACTGCGTGTGCTGAAACGACAGGCCCGTAAGGTGCCCGTATTGCTATCGCGGAAGGGGGCCGGGTTCCCGGTCGGCATCAACGCTTTGAtgcgatgacgtcagtgcaataGAGCGTTTCATGTATTGTTTTTAGTTATGGACAGCTTAGAGGCCATGCCGCACGTGTAAGTTCTCCGTGGAACCACCATTCTTCATTATTTCTTCACATTCCCATGAAATGCACGGATGATGCAGATAAACACGTAGTAGTATACGTCAAGGAATATTTTGGTTTGGTCACCTACAGCGGGTACTATAGGTACCATCATCACTGCGACGCACTTTAACCATACTCAGTTTCCTCTACTCAAACTAGAT encodes:
- the LOC126517534 gene encoding transcription factor Atoh7-like isoform X3, encoding MDASSLRDSTDTTDSDDRNGLSDDSSCDEPCSPPACSGYGRVSSSTSGSSSSHRRPRKATRRMFTNSRERWRQQNVNGAFADLRRLVPTHPPDKKLSKNEILRLAIRYIRLLSSILDYQRRRDQQLRCPATAVGGVVGNGVHGRDANLLLLCSVRVKQEPPDEMTNGPTPPSSPASSLSSMAEP
- the LOC126517534 gene encoding transcription factor Atoh7-like isoform X1 translates to MDASSLRDSTDTTDSDDRNGLSDDSSCDEPCSPPACSGYGRVSSSTSGSSSSHRRPRKATRRMFTNRYAHDRERWRQQNVNGAFADLRRLVPTHPPDKKLSKNEILRLAIRYIRLLSSILDYQRRRDQQLRCPATAVGGVVGNGVHGRDANLLLLCSVRVKQEPPDEMTNGPTPPSSPASSLSSMAEP